The following are from one region of the Phyllostomus discolor isolate MPI-MPIP mPhyDis1 chromosome 9, mPhyDis1.pri.v3, whole genome shotgun sequence genome:
- the MBD1 gene encoding methyl-CpG-binding domain protein 1 isoform X26: MAEEWLDCPALGPGWKRREVFRKSGATCGRSDTYYQSPTGDRIRSKVELTRYLGPACDLTLFDFKQGILCYPSPKSSSPCSHLQAPSETVPSKKRKKPSKPVKAGKCQVGPQRVEVRKEAPRDETKADANTAPASLPAPGCCENCGISFSGDGTRRQRLKTLCKDCRAQRIAFNREQRMFKRVGCGECSACRVTEDCGACSTCLLQLPHDVASGLFCKCERRRCLRIVEKGKKRSRRRGGCESKKTSRRRPRTQPLPPLPPPQPPESPELQPYTNRRQNRKCGACAACLRRMDCGHCDFCCDKPKFGGSNQKRQKCRWRQCLQFAMKRLLPSVWAGSEDGAGSPPPYPRRKRPGSTRRPHLGHTLKHPLGTPTARREHAQTPMKQEAGSGFVLPPPGTDLVFLREGASSPVQVPGPTPASTQPRLQGAQSPGLSWVVALPQVKQEKADAHEDWTPGTAILTPVLLPGCPSKAVDQGLPRVKQEPPDPEEDKEKSKDDSASDSAPEEAGGAGTPVITEIFSLGGTRLRDTAVWLPRIIIWGSSMPLASPRDDQVGWAVASGQEIWLHMLLCDLELVLHLLEHPLWRGLGCFS, translated from the exons ATGGCTGAGGAGTGGTTGGATTGCCCAGCCCTGGGTCCGGGCTGGAAGCGCCGTGAGGTTTTTCGCAAGTCAGGTGCCACCTGTGGACGCTCAGACACCTATTACCAGAG ccccacaggagacaGGATCCGAAGCAAGGTTGAGCTGACCCGTTACCTGGGCCCTGCATGTGACCTCACCCTCTTCGACTTCAAGCAAGGCATCCTGTGCTATCCATCCCCCAAG TCTTCCTCCCCTTGCTCTCATCTCCAGGCCCCTTCTGAGACGGTCCCTAGCAAGAAGCGGAAGAAGCCTTCGAAGCCAGTTAAAGCTGGGAAATGTCAGGTTGGACCCCAGAGAGTTGAGGTCAGGAAGGAGGCCCCAAGGGATGAGACCAAGGCTGATGCTAACACAGCCCCAGCTTCGCTCCCTGCGCCTGG GTGTTGTGAGAACTGTGGAATCAGCTTCTCAGGGGATGGTACTCGAAGGCAGCGGCTCAAGACATTGTGCAAGGACTGCCGAG CTCAAAGAATTGCTTTCAACCGGGAGCAGAGGATGTTTAAG CGTGTGGGCTGTGGAGAGTGTTCAGCCTGCCGGGTAACTGAGGACTGCGGGGCCTGCTCCACCTGCCTTCTGCAGCTGCCCCATGATGTGGCCTCGGGGCTGTTTTGCAAGTGTGAGCGGAGACGGTGCCTGCGGATTGTGGAAAAG GGTAAGAAACGTAGCCGCCGCAGGGGAGGCTGCGAGTCCAAGAAGACTTCCCGGCGGCGCCCCCGAACCCAGCCACTGCCTCCGCTTCCCCCACCGCAGCCTCCCGAGTCCCCAGAGCTG caGCCTTACACAAACCGCCGGCAGAACCGAAAGTGTGGGGCCTGTGCAGCCTGCCTGCGGCGGATGGACTGTGGCCACTGTGACTTCTGCTGTGACAAGCCCAAGTTTGGTGGCAGCAACCAGAAACGCCAGAAGTGTCGTTGGCGCCAGTGCCTGCAGTTTGCCATG AAGCGCCTGCTGCCAAGTGTCTGGGCAGGGTCCGAGGATGGGGCAGGGTCGCCCCCACCTTACCCTCGTCGAAAGAGGCCTGGATCTACTCGACGGCCCCATCTGGGCCATACCCTGAAGCACCCCTTGGGCACTCCCACAGCCCGACGAGAACATGCCCAGACTCCAATgaagcaggaggcaggcagtggCTTTGTGTTGCCCCCACCTGGCACTGACCTTGTGTTCTTACGGGAGGGTGCCAGCAGTCCTGTACAGGTGCCTGGCCCTACCCCAGCTTCCACACAACCCCGCTTGCAG ggggcccagagccctggcctgAGTTGGGTTGTGGCCTTACCCCAGGTGAAGCAAGAGAAGGCGGATGCCCACGAAGACTGGACACCGGGCACAGCCATCCTGACTCCTGTATTGCTGCCTGGCTGCCCCAGCAAG GCAGTAGACCAAGGCCTGCCACGTGTGAAGCAAGAGCCACCTGACCCTGAGGAGGacaaggagaagagcaaggatgACTCAGCCTCTGATTCAGccccagaggaggcaggaggggctggcacGCCAGTG ATCACGGAGATTTTCAGCCTGGGTGGAACCCGCCTCCGGGATACAGCAGTCTGGTTGCCAAG AATCATCATTTGGGGGTCTTCAATGCCTTTAGCATCTCCTAGAGATGACCAGGTGGGCTGGGCAGTGGCAAGTGGGCAGGAGATCTGGCTCCACATGCTATTGTGTGATCTTGAACTAGTTCTGCACCTCCTGGAGCATCCTCTGTGGAGGGGGTTAGGCTGTTTTTCTTGA
- the MBD1 gene encoding methyl-CpG-binding domain protein 1 isoform X12 — MAEEWLDCPALGPGWKRREVFRKSGATCGRSDTYYQSPTGDRIRSKVELTRYLGPACDLTLFDFKQGILCYPSPKAPSETVPSKKRKKPSKPVKAGKCQVGPQRVEVRKEAPRDETKADANTAPASLPAPGCCENCGISFSGDGTRRQRLKTLCKDCRAQRIAFNREQRMFKRVGCGECSACRVTEDCGACSTCLLQLPHDVASGLFCKCERRRCLRIVEKSRGCGVCRGCQTREDCGHCRVCLRPPRPGLRRQWRCVQRRCLRGKKRSRRRGGCESKKTSRRRPRTQPLPPLPPPQPPESPELRPRALGPSPPAEFIYYCVDEDELQPYTNRRQNRKCGACAACLRRMDCGHCDFCCDKPKFGGSNQKRQKCRWRQCLQFAMKRLLPSVWAGSEDGAGSPPPYPRRKRPGSTRRPHLGHTLKHPLGTPTARREHAQTPMKQEAGSGFVLPPPGTDLVFLREGASSPVQVPGPTPASTQPRLQGAQSPGLSWVVALPQVKQEKADAHEDWTPGTAILTPVLLPGCPSKAVDQGLPRVKQEPPDPEEDKEKSKDDSASDSAPEEAGGAGTPVITEIFSLGGTRLRDTAVWLPRIIIWGSSMPLASPRDDQVGWAVASGQEIWLHMLLCDLELVLHLLEHPLWRGLGCFS, encoded by the exons ATGGCTGAGGAGTGGTTGGATTGCCCAGCCCTGGGTCCGGGCTGGAAGCGCCGTGAGGTTTTTCGCAAGTCAGGTGCCACCTGTGGACGCTCAGACACCTATTACCAGAG ccccacaggagacaGGATCCGAAGCAAGGTTGAGCTGACCCGTTACCTGGGCCCTGCATGTGACCTCACCCTCTTCGACTTCAAGCAAGGCATCCTGTGCTATCCATCCCCCAAG GCCCCTTCTGAGACGGTCCCTAGCAAGAAGCGGAAGAAGCCTTCGAAGCCAGTTAAAGCTGGGAAATGTCAGGTTGGACCCCAGAGAGTTGAGGTCAGGAAGGAGGCCCCAAGGGATGAGACCAAGGCTGATGCTAACACAGCCCCAGCTTCGCTCCCTGCGCCTGG GTGTTGTGAGAACTGTGGAATCAGCTTCTCAGGGGATGGTACTCGAAGGCAGCGGCTCAAGACATTGTGCAAGGACTGCCGAG CTCAAAGAATTGCTTTCAACCGGGAGCAGAGGATGTTTAAG CGTGTGGGCTGTGGAGAGTGTTCAGCCTGCCGGGTAACTGAGGACTGCGGGGCCTGCTCCACCTGCCTTCTGCAGCTGCCCCATGATGTGGCCTCGGGGCTGTTTTGCAAGTGTGAGCGGAGACGGTGCCTGCGGATTGTGGAAAAG AGCCGAGGGTGTGGAGTATGCCGGGGCTGTCAAACCCGAGAGGACTGTGGCCATTGCCGAGTCTGCCTTCGCCCTCCCCGCCCTGGTCTCAGGCGCCAGTGGAGGTGCGTCCAGCGGCGCTGCCTACGA GGTAAGAAACGTAGCCGCCGCAGGGGAGGCTGCGAGTCCAAGAAGACTTCCCGGCGGCGCCCCCGAACCCAGCCACTGCCTCCGCTTCCCCCACCGCAGCCTCCCGAGTCCCCAGAGCTG CgccccagagccctgggccccTCGCCACCTGCCGAGTTCATCTATTACTGTGTAGACGAGGACGAGCTA caGCCTTACACAAACCGCCGGCAGAACCGAAAGTGTGGGGCCTGTGCAGCCTGCCTGCGGCGGATGGACTGTGGCCACTGTGACTTCTGCTGTGACAAGCCCAAGTTTGGTGGCAGCAACCAGAAACGCCAGAAGTGTCGTTGGCGCCAGTGCCTGCAGTTTGCCATG AAGCGCCTGCTGCCAAGTGTCTGGGCAGGGTCCGAGGATGGGGCAGGGTCGCCCCCACCTTACCCTCGTCGAAAGAGGCCTGGATCTACTCGACGGCCCCATCTGGGCCATACCCTGAAGCACCCCTTGGGCACTCCCACAGCCCGACGAGAACATGCCCAGACTCCAATgaagcaggaggcaggcagtggCTTTGTGTTGCCCCCACCTGGCACTGACCTTGTGTTCTTACGGGAGGGTGCCAGCAGTCCTGTACAGGTGCCTGGCCCTACCCCAGCTTCCACACAACCCCGCTTGCAG ggggcccagagccctggcctgAGTTGGGTTGTGGCCTTACCCCAGGTGAAGCAAGAGAAGGCGGATGCCCACGAAGACTGGACACCGGGCACAGCCATCCTGACTCCTGTATTGCTGCCTGGCTGCCCCAGCAAG GCAGTAGACCAAGGCCTGCCACGTGTGAAGCAAGAGCCACCTGACCCTGAGGAGGacaaggagaagagcaaggatgACTCAGCCTCTGATTCAGccccagaggaggcaggaggggctggcacGCCAGTG ATCACGGAGATTTTCAGCCTGGGTGGAACCCGCCTCCGGGATACAGCAGTCTGGTTGCCAAG AATCATCATTTGGGGGTCTTCAATGCCTTTAGCATCTCCTAGAGATGACCAGGTGGGCTGGGCAGTGGCAAGTGGGCAGGAGATCTGGCTCCACATGCTATTGTGTGATCTTGAACTAGTTCTGCACCTCCTGGAGCATCCTCTGTGGAGGGGGTTAGGCTGTTTTTCTTGA
- the MBD1 gene encoding methyl-CpG-binding domain protein 1 isoform X7 → MAEEWLDCPALGPGWKRREVFRKSGATCGRSDTYYQSPTGDRIRSKVELTRYLGPACDLTLFDFKQGILCYPSPKSSSPCSHLQAPSETVPSKKRKKPSKPVKAGKCQVGPQRVEVRKEAPRDETKADANTAPASLPAPGCCENCGISFSGDGTRRQRLKTLCKDCRAQRIAFNREQRMFKRVGCGECSACRVTEDCGACSTCLLQLPHDVASGLFCKCERRRCLRIVEKSRGCGVCRGCQTREDCGHCRVCLRPPRPGLRRQWRCVQRRCLRHLAHRLRRHHQRCQRRPPLAVAPPAGKKRSRRRGGCESKKTSRRRPRTQPLPPLPPPQPPESPELQPYTNRRQNRKCGACAACLRRMDCGHCDFCCDKPKFGGSNQKRQKCRWRQCLQFAMKRLLPSVWAGSEDGAGSPPPYPRRKRPGSTRRPHLGHTLKHPLGTPTARREHAQTPMKQEAGSGFVLPPPGTDLVFLREGASSPVQVPGPTPASTQPRLQGAQSPGLSWVVALPQVKQEKADAHEDWTPGTAILTPVLLPGCPSKAVDQGLPRVKQEPPDPEEDKEKSKDDSASDSAPEEAGGAGTPVITEIFSLGGTRLRDTAVWLPRIIIWGSSMPLASPRDDQVGWAVASGQEIWLHMLLCDLELVLHLLEHPLWRGLGCFS, encoded by the exons ATGGCTGAGGAGTGGTTGGATTGCCCAGCCCTGGGTCCGGGCTGGAAGCGCCGTGAGGTTTTTCGCAAGTCAGGTGCCACCTGTGGACGCTCAGACACCTATTACCAGAG ccccacaggagacaGGATCCGAAGCAAGGTTGAGCTGACCCGTTACCTGGGCCCTGCATGTGACCTCACCCTCTTCGACTTCAAGCAAGGCATCCTGTGCTATCCATCCCCCAAG TCTTCCTCCCCTTGCTCTCATCTCCAGGCCCCTTCTGAGACGGTCCCTAGCAAGAAGCGGAAGAAGCCTTCGAAGCCAGTTAAAGCTGGGAAATGTCAGGTTGGACCCCAGAGAGTTGAGGTCAGGAAGGAGGCCCCAAGGGATGAGACCAAGGCTGATGCTAACACAGCCCCAGCTTCGCTCCCTGCGCCTGG GTGTTGTGAGAACTGTGGAATCAGCTTCTCAGGGGATGGTACTCGAAGGCAGCGGCTCAAGACATTGTGCAAGGACTGCCGAG CTCAAAGAATTGCTTTCAACCGGGAGCAGAGGATGTTTAAG CGTGTGGGCTGTGGAGAGTGTTCAGCCTGCCGGGTAACTGAGGACTGCGGGGCCTGCTCCACCTGCCTTCTGCAGCTGCCCCATGATGTGGCCTCGGGGCTGTTTTGCAAGTGTGAGCGGAGACGGTGCCTGCGGATTGTGGAAAAG AGCCGAGGGTGTGGAGTATGCCGGGGCTGTCAAACCCGAGAGGACTGTGGCCATTGCCGAGTCTGCCTTCGCCCTCCCCGCCCTGGTCTCAGGCGCCAGTGGAGGTGCGTCCAGCGGCGCTGCCTACGA CATCTTGCCCACCGCCTGCGTCGCCACCATCAGCGATGTCAACGACGCCCTCCCCTAGCTGTGGCTCCCCCTGCT GGTAAGAAACGTAGCCGCCGCAGGGGAGGCTGCGAGTCCAAGAAGACTTCCCGGCGGCGCCCCCGAACCCAGCCACTGCCTCCGCTTCCCCCACCGCAGCCTCCCGAGTCCCCAGAGCTG caGCCTTACACAAACCGCCGGCAGAACCGAAAGTGTGGGGCCTGTGCAGCCTGCCTGCGGCGGATGGACTGTGGCCACTGTGACTTCTGCTGTGACAAGCCCAAGTTTGGTGGCAGCAACCAGAAACGCCAGAAGTGTCGTTGGCGCCAGTGCCTGCAGTTTGCCATG AAGCGCCTGCTGCCAAGTGTCTGGGCAGGGTCCGAGGATGGGGCAGGGTCGCCCCCACCTTACCCTCGTCGAAAGAGGCCTGGATCTACTCGACGGCCCCATCTGGGCCATACCCTGAAGCACCCCTTGGGCACTCCCACAGCCCGACGAGAACATGCCCAGACTCCAATgaagcaggaggcaggcagtggCTTTGTGTTGCCCCCACCTGGCACTGACCTTGTGTTCTTACGGGAGGGTGCCAGCAGTCCTGTACAGGTGCCTGGCCCTACCCCAGCTTCCACACAACCCCGCTTGCAG ggggcccagagccctggcctgAGTTGGGTTGTGGCCTTACCCCAGGTGAAGCAAGAGAAGGCGGATGCCCACGAAGACTGGACACCGGGCACAGCCATCCTGACTCCTGTATTGCTGCCTGGCTGCCCCAGCAAG GCAGTAGACCAAGGCCTGCCACGTGTGAAGCAAGAGCCACCTGACCCTGAGGAGGacaaggagaagagcaaggatgACTCAGCCTCTGATTCAGccccagaggaggcaggaggggctggcacGCCAGTG ATCACGGAGATTTTCAGCCTGGGTGGAACCCGCCTCCGGGATACAGCAGTCTGGTTGCCAAG AATCATCATTTGGGGGTCTTCAATGCCTTTAGCATCTCCTAGAGATGACCAGGTGGGCTGGGCAGTGGCAAGTGGGCAGGAGATCTGGCTCCACATGCTATTGTGTGATCTTGAACTAGTTCTGCACCTCCTGGAGCATCCTCTGTGGAGGGGGTTAGGCTGTTTTTCTTGA
- the MBD1 gene encoding methyl-CpG-binding domain protein 1 isoform X25, producing MAEEWLDCPALGPGWKRREVFRKSGATCGRSDTYYQSPTGDRIRSKVELTRYLGPACDLTLFDFKQGILCYPSPKAPSETVPSKKRKKPSKPVKAGKCQVGPQRVEVRKEAPRDETKADANTAPASLPAPGCCENCGISFSGDGTRRQRLKTLCKDCRAQRIAFNREQRMFKRVGCGECSACRVTEDCGACSTCLLQLPHDVASGLFCKCERRRCLRIVEKSRGCGVCRGCQTREDCGHCRVCLRPPRPGLRRQWRCVQRRCLRGKKRSRRRGGCESKKTSRRRPRTQPLPPLPPPQPPESPELRPRALGPSPPAEFIYYCVDEDELQPYTNRRQNRKCGACAACLRRMDCGHCDFCCDKPKFGGSNQKRQKCRWRQCLQFAMKRLLPSVWAGSEDGAGSPPPYPRRKRPGSTRRPHLGHTLKHPLGTPTARREHAQTPMKQEAGSGFVLPPPGTDLVFLREGASSPVQVPGPTPASTQPRLQGAQSPGLSWVVALPQVKQEKADAHEDWTPGTAILTPVLLPGCPSKAVDQGLPRVKQEPPDPEEDKEKSKDDSASDSAPEEAGGAGTPVITEIFSLGGTRLRDTAVWLPRSKGLKKPGTRKQ from the exons ATGGCTGAGGAGTGGTTGGATTGCCCAGCCCTGGGTCCGGGCTGGAAGCGCCGTGAGGTTTTTCGCAAGTCAGGTGCCACCTGTGGACGCTCAGACACCTATTACCAGAG ccccacaggagacaGGATCCGAAGCAAGGTTGAGCTGACCCGTTACCTGGGCCCTGCATGTGACCTCACCCTCTTCGACTTCAAGCAAGGCATCCTGTGCTATCCATCCCCCAAG GCCCCTTCTGAGACGGTCCCTAGCAAGAAGCGGAAGAAGCCTTCGAAGCCAGTTAAAGCTGGGAAATGTCAGGTTGGACCCCAGAGAGTTGAGGTCAGGAAGGAGGCCCCAAGGGATGAGACCAAGGCTGATGCTAACACAGCCCCAGCTTCGCTCCCTGCGCCTGG GTGTTGTGAGAACTGTGGAATCAGCTTCTCAGGGGATGGTACTCGAAGGCAGCGGCTCAAGACATTGTGCAAGGACTGCCGAG CTCAAAGAATTGCTTTCAACCGGGAGCAGAGGATGTTTAAG CGTGTGGGCTGTGGAGAGTGTTCAGCCTGCCGGGTAACTGAGGACTGCGGGGCCTGCTCCACCTGCCTTCTGCAGCTGCCCCATGATGTGGCCTCGGGGCTGTTTTGCAAGTGTGAGCGGAGACGGTGCCTGCGGATTGTGGAAAAG AGCCGAGGGTGTGGAGTATGCCGGGGCTGTCAAACCCGAGAGGACTGTGGCCATTGCCGAGTCTGCCTTCGCCCTCCCCGCCCTGGTCTCAGGCGCCAGTGGAGGTGCGTCCAGCGGCGCTGCCTACGA GGTAAGAAACGTAGCCGCCGCAGGGGAGGCTGCGAGTCCAAGAAGACTTCCCGGCGGCGCCCCCGAACCCAGCCACTGCCTCCGCTTCCCCCACCGCAGCCTCCCGAGTCCCCAGAGCTG CgccccagagccctgggccccTCGCCACCTGCCGAGTTCATCTATTACTGTGTAGACGAGGACGAGCTA caGCCTTACACAAACCGCCGGCAGAACCGAAAGTGTGGGGCCTGTGCAGCCTGCCTGCGGCGGATGGACTGTGGCCACTGTGACTTCTGCTGTGACAAGCCCAAGTTTGGTGGCAGCAACCAGAAACGCCAGAAGTGTCGTTGGCGCCAGTGCCTGCAGTTTGCCATG AAGCGCCTGCTGCCAAGTGTCTGGGCAGGGTCCGAGGATGGGGCAGGGTCGCCCCCACCTTACCCTCGTCGAAAGAGGCCTGGATCTACTCGACGGCCCCATCTGGGCCATACCCTGAAGCACCCCTTGGGCACTCCCACAGCCCGACGAGAACATGCCCAGACTCCAATgaagcaggaggcaggcagtggCTTTGTGTTGCCCCCACCTGGCACTGACCTTGTGTTCTTACGGGAGGGTGCCAGCAGTCCTGTACAGGTGCCTGGCCCTACCCCAGCTTCCACACAACCCCGCTTGCAG ggggcccagagccctggcctgAGTTGGGTTGTGGCCTTACCCCAGGTGAAGCAAGAGAAGGCGGATGCCCACGAAGACTGGACACCGGGCACAGCCATCCTGACTCCTGTATTGCTGCCTGGCTGCCCCAGCAAG GCAGTAGACCAAGGCCTGCCACGTGTGAAGCAAGAGCCACCTGACCCTGAGGAGGacaaggagaagagcaaggatgACTCAGCCTCTGATTCAGccccagaggaggcaggaggggctggcacGCCAGTG ATCACGGAGATTTTCAGCCTGGGTGGAACCCGCCTCCGGGATACAGCAGTCTGGTTGCCAAG GTCCAAGGGCCTTAAAAAACCTGGAACTAGAAAGCAGTAG
- the MBD1 gene encoding methyl-CpG-binding domain protein 1 isoform X31 produces the protein MAEEWLDCPALGPGWKRREVFRKSGATCGRSDTYYQSPTGDRIRSKVELTRYLGPACDLTLFDFKQGILCYPSPKAPSETVPSKKRKKPSKPVKAGKCQVGPQRVEVRKEAPRDETKADANTAPASLPAPGCCENCGISFSGDGTRRQRLKTLCKDCRAQRIAFNREQRMFKRVGCGECSACRVTEDCGACSTCLLQLPHDVASGLFCKCERRRCLRIVEKSRGCGVCRGCQTREDCGHCRVCLRPPRPGLRRQWRCVQRRCLRGKKRSRRRGGCESKKTSRRRPRTQPLPPLPPPQPPESPELQPYTNRRQNRKCGACAACLRRMDCGHCDFCCDKPKFGGSNQKRQKCRWRQCLQFAMKRLLPSVWAGSEDGAGSPPPYPRRKRPGSTRRPHLGHTLKHPLGTPTARREHAQTPMKQEAGSGFVLPPPGTDLVFLREGASSPVQVPGPTPASTQPRLQGAQSPGLSWVVALPQVKQEKADAHEDWTPGTAILTPVLLPGCPSKAVDQGLPRVKQEPPDPEEDKEKSKDDSASDSAPEEAGGAGTPVITEIFSLGGTRLRDTAVWLPRSKGLKKPGTRKQ, from the exons ATGGCTGAGGAGTGGTTGGATTGCCCAGCCCTGGGTCCGGGCTGGAAGCGCCGTGAGGTTTTTCGCAAGTCAGGTGCCACCTGTGGACGCTCAGACACCTATTACCAGAG ccccacaggagacaGGATCCGAAGCAAGGTTGAGCTGACCCGTTACCTGGGCCCTGCATGTGACCTCACCCTCTTCGACTTCAAGCAAGGCATCCTGTGCTATCCATCCCCCAAG GCCCCTTCTGAGACGGTCCCTAGCAAGAAGCGGAAGAAGCCTTCGAAGCCAGTTAAAGCTGGGAAATGTCAGGTTGGACCCCAGAGAGTTGAGGTCAGGAAGGAGGCCCCAAGGGATGAGACCAAGGCTGATGCTAACACAGCCCCAGCTTCGCTCCCTGCGCCTGG GTGTTGTGAGAACTGTGGAATCAGCTTCTCAGGGGATGGTACTCGAAGGCAGCGGCTCAAGACATTGTGCAAGGACTGCCGAG CTCAAAGAATTGCTTTCAACCGGGAGCAGAGGATGTTTAAG CGTGTGGGCTGTGGAGAGTGTTCAGCCTGCCGGGTAACTGAGGACTGCGGGGCCTGCTCCACCTGCCTTCTGCAGCTGCCCCATGATGTGGCCTCGGGGCTGTTTTGCAAGTGTGAGCGGAGACGGTGCCTGCGGATTGTGGAAAAG AGCCGAGGGTGTGGAGTATGCCGGGGCTGTCAAACCCGAGAGGACTGTGGCCATTGCCGAGTCTGCCTTCGCCCTCCCCGCCCTGGTCTCAGGCGCCAGTGGAGGTGCGTCCAGCGGCGCTGCCTACGA GGTAAGAAACGTAGCCGCCGCAGGGGAGGCTGCGAGTCCAAGAAGACTTCCCGGCGGCGCCCCCGAACCCAGCCACTGCCTCCGCTTCCCCCACCGCAGCCTCCCGAGTCCCCAGAGCTG caGCCTTACACAAACCGCCGGCAGAACCGAAAGTGTGGGGCCTGTGCAGCCTGCCTGCGGCGGATGGACTGTGGCCACTGTGACTTCTGCTGTGACAAGCCCAAGTTTGGTGGCAGCAACCAGAAACGCCAGAAGTGTCGTTGGCGCCAGTGCCTGCAGTTTGCCATG AAGCGCCTGCTGCCAAGTGTCTGGGCAGGGTCCGAGGATGGGGCAGGGTCGCCCCCACCTTACCCTCGTCGAAAGAGGCCTGGATCTACTCGACGGCCCCATCTGGGCCATACCCTGAAGCACCCCTTGGGCACTCCCACAGCCCGACGAGAACATGCCCAGACTCCAATgaagcaggaggcaggcagtggCTTTGTGTTGCCCCCACCTGGCACTGACCTTGTGTTCTTACGGGAGGGTGCCAGCAGTCCTGTACAGGTGCCTGGCCCTACCCCAGCTTCCACACAACCCCGCTTGCAG ggggcccagagccctggcctgAGTTGGGTTGTGGCCTTACCCCAGGTGAAGCAAGAGAAGGCGGATGCCCACGAAGACTGGACACCGGGCACAGCCATCCTGACTCCTGTATTGCTGCCTGGCTGCCCCAGCAAG GCAGTAGACCAAGGCCTGCCACGTGTGAAGCAAGAGCCACCTGACCCTGAGGAGGacaaggagaagagcaaggatgACTCAGCCTCTGATTCAGccccagaggaggcaggaggggctggcacGCCAGTG ATCACGGAGATTTTCAGCCTGGGTGGAACCCGCCTCCGGGATACAGCAGTCTGGTTGCCAAG GTCCAAGGGCCTTAAAAAACCTGGAACTAGAAAGCAGTAG